From a region of the Campylobacter showae genome:
- a CDS encoding phosphatidylserine decarboxylase, with translation MQNIGLIAKQGYKYVFVLGLLLLLALVLGVCQILFFVLFALCVFWFRNPERALGSDDAYAVLSPIDGKIKSIDKIYYFDTQCVAITIRKGVFDAGALRAPCDMELLEAKQRHGLFLCNAMEASKNLNERALFVCKNSDNKFAIRVVVGPLSKGISFENFSRLKAGRRFGFLSSGEAILILPANTRISVSVGEKVASAGILGFFSYEEKDARQSA, from the coding sequence ATGCAAAACATCGGGCTAATCGCAAAACAGGGCTACAAATACGTTTTCGTTTTAGGGCTTTTGCTTTTGCTTGCGCTGGTTTTGGGCGTATGTCAAATTTTATTTTTCGTGCTTTTTGCGCTTTGCGTATTTTGGTTTAGAAACCCGGAGCGAGCACTAGGTAGCGATGATGCGTACGCCGTACTTAGTCCGATCGACGGTAAGATAAAAAGCATAGATAAAATTTACTATTTTGATACGCAGTGCGTAGCCATAACTATCCGCAAGGGCGTATTTGACGCGGGCGCACTCAGAGCTCCTTGCGATATGGAGCTTTTAGAGGCCAAACAAAGGCACGGACTGTTTTTGTGCAACGCTATGGAAGCTTCTAAAAATTTAAACGAGCGTGCCTTGTTTGTCTGTAAAAACTCGGATAATAAATTTGCGATCCGCGTCGTCGTGGGACCCCTTAGCAAGGGTATTTCTTTTGAAAATTTTAGCCGACTAAAAGCGGGCAGGAGATTTGGCTTTTTAAGTAGTGGTGAGGCGATTTTGATACTACCCGCAAATACGAGAATAAGCGTCAGCGTAGGCGAAAAGGTCGCGAGCGCGGGCATTTTAGGGTTTTTTAGCTACGAGGAAAAAGATGCAAGACAATCAGCATAA
- the pssA gene encoding CDP-diacylglycerol--serine O-phosphatidyltransferase, whose product MQDNQHKLQLMYILPNLFTAASAFLGIISIIASVRGYIAASAGLVEEANGYFFKAIVYIVLSLFLDGLDGRVARLTKTTSKFGVEFDSLADIIAFGVAPAMLFYFTVGHSFGRLGSLVAALFVVFGAIRLARFNVMTGTYEPSVFIGLPIPTAAIVSAFWVGLSLEYDFTRSAEWFLLFLQILLSVLMVSNIRYPSFKKIDLKKAHFLRILVGLTVAFSVIYIYPIEAVTALMSVYVSYGIIRYVFMRCKNKKNQKESE is encoded by the coding sequence ATGCAAGACAATCAGCATAAACTTCAGTTAATGTATATTTTGCCGAATTTATTCACGGCGGCTTCAGCGTTTTTGGGTATTATTAGTATTATCGCTTCCGTCCGCGGCTATATCGCGGCCAGCGCAGGACTAGTCGAGGAGGCTAACGGCTACTTTTTTAAGGCTATTGTTTACATAGTTTTATCGCTATTTTTGGATGGACTTGATGGGCGAGTAGCGAGGCTAACTAAAACTACGTCAAAATTCGGCGTGGAGTTTGACAGTCTTGCCGATATTATAGCTTTCGGCGTCGCGCCCGCGATGCTTTTTTACTTTACGGTCGGACACAGCTTTGGGCGTTTGGGTTCGCTAGTCGCTGCACTGTTTGTAGTTTTTGGTGCTATTAGACTTGCTCGGTTTAACGTAATGACCGGCACCTACGAGCCGTCTGTTTTTATCGGCCTTCCGATACCAACGGCGGCCATTGTGTCTGCATTTTGGGTTGGGCTGAGCTTGGAGTATGATTTTACTAGAAGTGCCGAATGGTTTTTGCTGTTTTTGCAAATTTTGCTTTCCGTTTTGATGGTAAGCAACATCCGCTACCCTAGCTTTAAAAAAATCGATCTAAAAAAAGCCCATTTTTTACGCATATTAGTCGGCCTTACGGTCGCGTTTTCGGTTATTTATATCTACCCGATCGAGGCGGTTACGGCTTTAATGAGCGTTTATGTTTCTTACGGTATAATCCGCTATGTTTTTATGAGATGTAAAAACAAAAAAAACCAAAAGGAGAGCGAATGA
- a CDS encoding 2-isopropylmalate synthase, producing the protein MNNDKIIIFDTTLRDGEQSPGASMNTEEKIRIARQLERLNVDVMEVGFAAASRGDFDAIHQIAKQASNASICSLARAVDGDIKAAGEAIAPAKNRRIHTFIATSPIHMEFKLKMSPDEVIRRAVRAVEYAKTFCEDVEFSCEDACRSEMSFLKEICDAAINAGAKTINIPDTVGYLYPEEITARIGEMVKFINGRAVISVHNHNDLGLATANSLAAIKAGARQVECTLNGIGERAGNAALEEIVMAIKTRSDVFAPLYTDIVYKEIYPSSRLLAGIIGIEPQPNKAIVGKNAFAHESGIHQDGVLKHKETYEIISAESIGLDKNSLILGKHSGRHAFKDKLISLGFELEDSALNEAFEKFKALADKKKEIFDDDLRALVTSEIIKIPEVFEFLTLTQSSCNKGLSSAAITLRHADEIKSDAALGNGTADAIFKVIDRLSGINGVLKDYKVNAVSQGKDALANVVVKVEFDGKTVIGHGLDIDTMTASARAYIGALNSYVKIAATK; encoded by the coding sequence ATGAACAATGATAAAATAATAATATTTGATACGACTTTACGAGACGGCGAGCAAAGCCCCGGCGCATCAATGAATACCGAGGAGAAAATCCGTATCGCGCGCCAGCTAGAGCGCCTAAACGTAGACGTCATGGAGGTCGGCTTTGCGGCGGCTAGTAGGGGCGATTTCGACGCGATACATCAGATCGCCAAGCAAGCCTCAAACGCTTCTATCTGTTCGCTCGCCCGTGCCGTGGACGGCGATATAAAGGCTGCGGGCGAAGCTATAGCTCCGGCAAAAAATAGGCGCATCCACACCTTTATCGCTACGAGCCCGATCCATATGGAGTTTAAGCTAAAAATGTCTCCAGATGAAGTGATTAGACGCGCCGTGCGAGCCGTGGAATATGCTAAAACCTTCTGCGAGGACGTCGAGTTTAGCTGCGAGGACGCGTGCAGGAGCGAGATGAGCTTTTTAAAAGAAATTTGCGACGCCGCTATAAACGCCGGAGCAAAAACCATCAACATCCCAGACACCGTGGGGTATCTATATCCCGAGGAGATTACCGCTCGCATAGGAGAAATGGTTAAATTTATAAACGGTCGCGCAGTCATCTCCGTGCATAATCACAACGACCTAGGCCTAGCTACGGCAAACTCGCTAGCCGCGATAAAAGCGGGCGCCAGACAGGTCGAGTGCACGCTAAACGGCATCGGCGAGCGTGCCGGAAATGCCGCGCTTGAAGAGATCGTGATGGCGATAAAGACGCGTAGCGACGTATTCGCACCGCTTTACACGGACATAGTATATAAAGAAATTTATCCTAGCTCGCGCCTGCTAGCGGGCATCATCGGTATCGAGCCTCAGCCAAACAAAGCCATCGTCGGTAAAAACGCCTTCGCTCACGAAAGTGGCATCCACCAAGATGGCGTGCTAAAACACAAAGAAACCTACGAAATCATCAGCGCCGAGAGCATCGGACTGGATAAAAACTCGCTGATACTAGGCAAACACTCGGGTCGCCACGCCTTTAAAGATAAGCTAATAAGCCTTGGTTTTGAGCTCGAAGATAGCGCGCTAAACGAGGCGTTTGAGAAATTTAAGGCGCTAGCGGATAAGAAAAAAGAGATCTTTGACGACGATTTGCGCGCGCTGGTAACTAGCGAAATCATCAAGATCCCCGAAGTTTTCGAGTTTTTGACGCTAACGCAAAGCAGCTGCAACAAAGGCCTAAGCAGCGCTGCTATCACGCTTCGTCACGCCGACGAGATCAAGAGCGATGCGGCGCTAGGCAACGGTACGGCGGATGCGATATTTAAAGTCATCGACCGTCTAAGCGGCATAAACGGCGTACTAAAAGACTATAAGGTAAACGCCGTTTCGCAGGGCAAGGACGCGCTGGCAAACGTAGTAGTGAAGGTCGAATTTGACGGCAAAACCGTCATCGGACACGGACTTGATATCGACACGATGACGGCGAGCGCTAGAGCGTATATAGGCGCGCTAAATAGCTACGTAAAGATTGCCGCAACAAAGTAA
- a CDS encoding vWA domain-containing protein produces MKKIAFLLMIIGVFAFAKSEEAPQKSEPKQLEMVLILDKSGSMSGLESDTIGGFNSMIDKQKEAGVDAKVTTVLFDTNFKTLHDRADIKKVEKLTNKDYVAGGNTALLDAVGDTINKISKVEDIYAKNRAVLFVIVTDGQENSSKEYSKAQIKKMISDKQEKYDWEFIFLGANIDAVSEAQSLGIKGTNAVKYKNSSEGVQKNFEAAAEMSKDMAMDKKSSSKWREKVLEDK; encoded by the coding sequence ATGAAAAAAATCGCGTTTTTGTTGATGATTATCGGGGTATTTGCGTTTGCTAAAAGCGAAGAAGCGCCGCAAAAATCTGAGCCAAAGCAGCTCGAGATGGTGCTGATCCTAGATAAATCAGGCTCGATGAGCGGGCTTGAAAGCGATACTATCGGCGGCTTTAACTCGATGATCGACAAGCAAAAAGAAGCGGGCGTGGACGCCAAGGTAACGACGGTGCTTTTTGATACGAATTTTAAAACTCTGCACGATAGAGCCGATATCAAAAAGGTTGAAAAGCTAACGAATAAGGACTACGTCGCTGGCGGTAACACCGCGCTATTAGACGCCGTGGGTGATACGATAAATAAAATCTCAAAAGTCGAGGATATCTATGCTAAAAACAGAGCCGTGCTTTTCGTGATCGTAACCGACGGACAGGAAAACTCGAGCAAGGAGTACTCAAAGGCGCAGATAAAAAAGATGATAAGCGACAAGCAGGAAAAATACGACTGGGAGTTTATATTTTTGGGAGCGAACATCGACGCGGTTAGTGAGGCGCAGAGCCTAGGCATAAAGGGCACTAACGCTGTGAAATACAAAAACAGCAGCGAGGGCGTGCAGAAAAACTTTGAGGCCGCTGCCGAGATGTCCAAAGATATGGCGATGGATAAAAAATCAAGCTCCAAGTGGCGCGAAAAGGTGCTTGAGGATAAGTAA